One genomic segment of Acinetobacter oleivorans DR1 includes these proteins:
- a CDS encoding aromatic ring-hydroxylating dioxygenase subunit alpha, whose product MFIKNAWYVACRPEEIQDKPLGRTICGEKIVFYRGKENQVAAVEDFCPHRGAPLSLGYVEDGNLVCGYHGLVMGCDGKTVSMPAQRVNGFPCNKSYAVVEKFGFIWIWPGEKALADETKLPTLEWADHAEWSYGGGLFHIQCDYRLMVDNLMDLTHETYVHSSSIGQKEIDESLPVTKVDGDHVITERYMENVIAPPFWQMALRGNHLADDVPVDRWQRCHFFAPSNVHIEVGVAHAGHGGYHAPKDKKVSSIVVDFITPETETSHWYFWGMARNFQPDNAELTDQIREGQGKIFTEDLEMLEQQQQNILNNPHRKLLMLNIDAGGVQSRKVIERLLAEENKTRPETSAQKFPNIRII is encoded by the coding sequence ATGTTTATTAAAAATGCTTGGTATGTTGCCTGCCGTCCAGAAGAAATCCAAGACAAACCACTAGGTCGCACTATTTGTGGTGAAAAAATTGTTTTTTATCGTGGTAAAGAAAACCAAGTTGCAGCCGTTGAAGATTTTTGTCCCCATCGCGGTGCCCCACTTTCACTTGGCTATGTAGAAGATGGCAACCTTGTATGTGGTTATCATGGCCTAGTCATGGGTTGTGACGGAAAGACCGTTTCAATGCCAGCTCAACGTGTTAACGGTTTTCCTTGCAACAAATCATATGCAGTTGTTGAAAAGTTCGGTTTTATTTGGATATGGCCGGGCGAGAAAGCTTTAGCAGATGAAACAAAACTGCCAACTTTAGAATGGGCAGATCATGCTGAATGGAGCTATGGTGGAGGCCTATTTCATATTCAGTGTGACTATCGCTTGATGGTCGATAACCTGATGGATTTAACCCACGAGACCTATGTTCACTCAAGCAGCATCGGACAAAAAGAGATTGATGAATCCTTGCCTGTCACTAAAGTTGACGGCGACCATGTCATTACCGAACGCTATATGGAAAATGTGATCGCGCCCCCATTTTGGCAAATGGCTCTCCGCGGCAATCATTTGGCTGATGATGTACCTGTTGACCGTTGGCAACGTTGCCACTTCTTTGCGCCAAGTAATGTCCACATTGAAGTAGGTGTAGCGCATGCTGGACATGGTGGTTATCACGCACCAAAAGACAAAAAAGTTTCCTCAATCGTGGTCGATTTTATTACGCCAGAAACCGAAACCTCGCACTGGTATTTCTGGGGAATGGCACGTAACTTCCAACCTGACAATGCTGAACTCACCGATCAAATTCGTGAAGGCCAAGGCAAAATCTTTACTGAAGATTTAGAAATGCTGGAGCAACAACAGCAAAATATTTTAAACAATCCACATCGCAAGTTACTCATGCTCAACATCGACGCAGGCGGTGTACAGTCTCGTAAGGTGATTGAGCGACTACTTGCCGAAGAAAATAAAACACGTCCTGAAACGTCCGCTCAGAAGTTTCCAAACATTCGGATTATTTAA
- a CDS encoding aldehyde dehydrogenase — protein sequence MQNVQLLIHGQSVDASNQATFERISPIDGSVATKAAAATLEDVDRAIDSAQQAFKIWSKLSPTERRLRLLKAADLMDQKTEQFIETGMQETGSTATWYGFNVHLAANMLREAAAMTTQIDGSLIPSDVPGNLAMGVRVPCGVIVGIAPWNAPVILATRALAMPLACGNTVVLKASEACPATHRLIGEVLHEAGLGEGVVNVITHAAEDAPQIVERLVSHPAVKRINFTGSTKVGKIIAETAAKYLKPVLLELGGKAPVVVLNEADINEAVNAVAFGAFFNQGQICMSTERVLVQDKIADQFIEKLIEKTRSIRAGNPTSKDNVLGVLESRRAANRIQHLLEDAQNKGADLPLGIHIEDTTMQPTLVLNIKPDMLLYREESFGPVCTVQRFSSIEEGIALANDSEFGLSSAVFSQNISQALEVAQQIDSGICHINGATVHDEAQMPFGGTKSSGYGRFGSKVSVAEFTDLRWITIQTQSRHYPI from the coding sequence ATGCAAAATGTACAGTTACTTATTCACGGTCAATCTGTTGATGCATCAAATCAGGCAACTTTTGAGCGTATTAGCCCCATTGATGGATCAGTGGCAACTAAAGCTGCTGCTGCAACATTGGAAGATGTTGATCGTGCAATAGACTCGGCACAACAAGCTTTTAAAATATGGTCGAAACTCTCGCCTACGGAACGTCGCTTACGTTTATTAAAAGCAGCCGATTTAATGGACCAAAAGACTGAGCAATTCATTGAAACTGGAATGCAAGAAACAGGTTCAACTGCAACATGGTATGGGTTTAACGTTCACCTTGCTGCCAACATGTTACGTGAAGCCGCAGCCATGACCACACAAATTGACGGAAGCCTCATTCCGTCAGATGTGCCGGGCAATCTTGCAATGGGTGTGCGAGTTCCTTGTGGTGTGATTGTTGGCATTGCACCTTGGAACGCCCCTGTCATTTTGGCAACACGTGCGCTTGCTATGCCTTTGGCTTGTGGCAACACCGTTGTATTAAAAGCATCGGAAGCCTGTCCAGCAACACATCGTCTCATTGGTGAAGTGTTACATGAAGCAGGTCTTGGCGAAGGTGTGGTGAATGTAATTACGCATGCCGCTGAAGATGCACCACAAATCGTGGAGCGTTTAGTCTCTCATCCAGCCGTGAAGCGTATTAATTTTACGGGTTCAACCAAAGTCGGAAAAATTATTGCCGAGACTGCTGCCAAATATTTAAAACCTGTTTTACTTGAATTGGGTGGTAAGGCGCCTGTCGTGGTTTTAAATGAAGCTGATATTAATGAAGCCGTAAATGCAGTCGCTTTTGGAGCATTCTTTAATCAGGGGCAAATTTGTATGTCGACCGAACGTGTTTTGGTTCAAGACAAAATTGCCGACCAATTTATTGAAAAACTGATTGAAAAAACTCGCTCTATTCGAGCAGGTAATCCAACCTCAAAAGACAATGTACTCGGTGTTTTAGAAAGTCGCCGCGCTGCAAACCGTATTCAGCATTTGTTGGAAGATGCTCAAAACAAAGGTGCTGACTTACCTTTAGGTATTCATATTGAAGACACCACCATGCAACCGACGCTGGTGCTCAATATTAAACCTGACATGCTGCTTTACCGCGAAGAATCATTTGGGCCTGTATGCACAGTTCAACGTTTTTCAAGCATTGAAGAAGGCATAGCACTGGCAAATGACAGCGAGTTCGGTCTTTCTTCAGCAGTGTTTAGCCAAAATATTTCACAGGCATTAGAAGTCGCTCAACAGATTGACTCGGGTATTTGTCACATTAACGGCGCAACCGTACATGACGAAGCTCAAATGCCATTTGGCGGAACCAAATCGAGTGGTTACGGACGTTTTGGTAGTAAAGTCTCTGTTGCCGAATTTACCGACTTACGCTGGATTACCATTCAAACCCAATCACGTCATTACCCGATTTAG
- the mhpT gene encoding 3-(3-hydroxy-phenyl)propionate transporter MhpT: protein MEKILGQSARAKITLLLCFAIAIFEGFDLQSMGVAAPRMRAEFMLDNGQMAWAFSAAILGTLPGAILGGRFADIVGRKKILIFSILLFGIMSLLTAYAANFSLLLLIRFCTGLGMGGALPMMITLASEAVPDKYKGTAVSIMYSGIPFGGLLTSVVAMSLAGDAEWRHIFYIGGIAPILLIPLIMRFLPESNDYLQRKGQAQKTTPFLEVLFAKERRMSTIQLWVSFFCTLVVLYFLLNWLPLLMGAQGLSKLQANYVQMGYNVGGILGSILMGVLLDKLRMSFVIKLIYLGILFSLCCLAISPTVALLALSAVGCGLFIVGGQSALYGLAAMYYPTEMRGTGVGSAVAIGRIGSFAGPLMAGFLLSLGQSSTIVIGSSIPVILIAAISALLLVKKPKQPVHLVQSSGAR, encoded by the coding sequence ATGGAAAAGATATTAGGACAGTCTGCAAGGGCAAAAATCACGTTGCTATTATGCTTTGCAATAGCAATTTTTGAAGGTTTTGATCTTCAGTCAATGGGGGTAGCCGCTCCAAGAATGCGGGCTGAGTTTATGTTGGACAATGGCCAGATGGCGTGGGCATTTAGTGCTGCAATTTTAGGAACACTACCAGGTGCCATATTGGGTGGTAGATTTGCCGATATTGTCGGGCGTAAGAAAATTCTGATTTTTAGTATTTTACTTTTTGGAATAATGTCTTTGCTAACGGCATATGCTGCTAACTTTAGTTTGCTGTTACTCATTCGTTTTTGTACTGGTTTAGGAATGGGTGGGGCACTTCCAATGATGATTACACTGGCATCTGAAGCTGTACCTGATAAATATAAAGGTACCGCGGTGAGTATTATGTACAGCGGTATTCCTTTTGGTGGGTTACTTACTTCTGTCGTTGCTATGTCGTTGGCAGGTGATGCAGAGTGGCGTCATATTTTCTATATTGGTGGTATCGCGCCAATTTTACTCATTCCACTGATTATGCGTTTTTTACCTGAGTCAAATGATTACCTGCAACGTAAAGGTCAAGCGCAAAAAACGACGCCATTTTTGGAAGTTTTATTTGCGAAAGAACGTCGTATGTCGACCATTCAGCTTTGGGTCAGTTTTTTCTGTACGCTCGTTGTACTGTATTTCTTGTTGAACTGGTTGCCGTTACTGATGGGCGCGCAAGGCTTATCGAAACTTCAGGCAAACTATGTACAGATGGGCTACAACGTTGGTGGAATTTTAGGTTCAATCCTGATGGGTGTATTACTTGATAAATTGCGCATGAGCTTTGTGATTAAACTGATTTATCTCGGCATTTTATTTTCGCTTTGTTGTCTAGCGATATCCCCAACCGTTGCTTTACTTGCACTTTCGGCAGTGGGCTGTGGTTTATTCATTGTGGGCGGACAATCGGCGTTGTACGGTTTGGCTGCCATGTATTATCCAACCGAAATGCGTGGAACAGGTGTAGGTTCAGCGGTTGCGATCGGGCGTATTGGTTCTTTTGCAGGGCCTTTAATGGCTGGTTTTTTACTCTCGCTTGGACAAAGCTCGACCATCGTGATTGGTTCAAGCATCCCAGTGATTTTAATTGCAGCGATCTCTGCATTACTTCTTGTCAAAAAACCTAAACAGCCTGTACATTTAGTACAAAGCTCAGGTGCTCGCTAA
- a CDS encoding PDR/VanB family oxidoreductase encodes MDVIIQKIHQLTPTIRAFELVAANGTALPNFEAGAHIDVHLKNGLTRQYSLSNCCSEKHRYVIGVLHDANSRGGSRCIHTEYREGDHLKIGEPRNLFEIHPQTKQAVLFAGGIGITPILSMAYRLKSVNIPFELHYFVRSHEMIAFYGNLTEHFGDQVHFHIQDQPDTECNMAEVLGQSSLDKHLYVCGPTGFMQFVMSSAEQAGWHSEQLHQEHFVAQKVDTSNDEAFTIEVKGTGRRIEVLPEQTATEALIANGFDIPVSCEQGICGTCITRIVEGTPDHRDMFMTDEEHALNDQFTPCCSRAKTKNLVIEL; translated from the coding sequence ATGGACGTTATTATTCAAAAAATTCACCAGCTCACCCCGACCATTCGTGCCTTTGAATTGGTTGCGGCAAATGGCACAGCGCTACCGAATTTTGAAGCAGGTGCCCATATTGATGTGCATCTTAAAAACGGCCTAACCCGTCAATATTCACTTTCAAATTGTTGCAGTGAAAAGCATCGTTATGTAATTGGTGTTTTACATGATGCTAACTCACGCGGTGGTTCACGTTGTATCCATACTGAATATCGTGAAGGTGATCATTTAAAGATTGGTGAACCACGTAATTTATTTGAGATTCATCCTCAAACAAAGCAGGCGGTTTTATTTGCTGGTGGTATTGGCATTACCCCCATTTTATCGATGGCGTATCGACTTAAGTCAGTCAATATTCCGTTCGAATTGCACTACTTTGTCCGTAGTCATGAAATGATTGCCTTCTATGGCAATTTAACCGAGCACTTTGGTGATCAAGTTCATTTTCATATTCAAGATCAGCCAGATACCGAATGTAATATGGCAGAGGTTTTAGGTCAGAGTTCACTAGATAAACACTTATATGTATGTGGGCCTACAGGGTTTATGCAGTTTGTCATGAGCTCAGCCGAACAAGCTGGCTGGCACAGCGAACAGTTACATCAAGAGCATTTTGTCGCTCAAAAAGTAGATACATCTAACGATGAAGCTTTTACGATTGAAGTTAAAGGTACGGGCCGTCGAATTGAAGTATTACCAGAGCAAACTGCTACTGAGGCATTAATTGCAAATGGTTTTGATATCCCAGTTTCATGTGAACAAGGTATTTGCGGTACCTGTATTACCCGCATAGTAGAAGGCACTCCAGATCATCGAGATATGTTTATGACCGATGAAGAACATGCACTAAATGACCAATTTACGCCCTGCTGTTCTCGTGCAAAAACTAAAAACCTTGTGATTGAACTTTAA
- a CDS encoding p-hydroxycinnamoyl CoA hydratase/lyase → MKMSYENRWETVDVKVEDGIAWVTLNRPEKKNAMSPTLNREMIDVLEAIELDQNARVLVLTGAGDSWTAGMDLKEYFREVDTQPEIYQERIRRDSCRWQWQLLRMYSKPTIAMVNGWCFGGGFSPLVACDLAIAADEATFGLSEINWGIPPGNLVSKAMADTVGHRASLYYIMTGKTFSGKEAETMGLVNKSVPLEQLKAEVTELANCLLEKNPVVLRTAKNGFKRCRELTWDQNEDYLYAKLDQCIHRDTENGRQEGLKQFLDEKSIKPGLQSYKRTG, encoded by the coding sequence ATGAAGATGAGTTATGAAAACCGCTGGGAAACAGTAGATGTTAAAGTTGAAGATGGAATTGCATGGGTAACACTAAACCGCCCAGAAAAGAAAAATGCCATGAGCCCAACACTCAACCGTGAAATGATTGATGTACTTGAAGCGATAGAACTTGATCAAAATGCACGTGTGCTTGTGTTGACAGGTGCAGGCGATTCTTGGACAGCAGGCATGGACTTAAAGGAATATTTCCGTGAAGTCGATACGCAGCCTGAAATTTATCAAGAGCGTATCCGCCGCGACTCATGCCGTTGGCAGTGGCAACTTCTTCGCATGTATTCAAAACCAACCATTGCTATGGTCAACGGCTGGTGCTTTGGAGGCGGTTTCTCACCTTTAGTGGCTTGTGACCTCGCAATTGCAGCAGATGAAGCAACTTTCGGTTTATCTGAAATTAACTGGGGTATCCCACCGGGTAACCTTGTAAGCAAAGCAATGGCAGACACTGTTGGTCACCGTGCCTCTTTGTACTACATCATGACGGGTAAAACCTTTAGTGGTAAAGAAGCTGAAACCATGGGCCTTGTGAACAAAAGTGTACCGCTTGAACAGCTAAAAGCTGAAGTGACTGAGCTTGCAAACTGTCTACTTGAGAAAAACCCTGTGGTTCTTCGTACCGCTAAAAATGGATTTAAGCGTTGTCGTGAACTGACTTGGGATCAAAACGAAGACTACTTATATGCCAAACTTGATCAATGTATCCACCGTGATACAGAAAATGGTCGCCAAGAAGGTTTGAAACAATTTTTAGATGAAAAATCAATTAAACCGGGTTTACAGAGCTATAAACGTACTGGTTAA
- a CDS encoding formylglycine-generating enzyme family protein, with translation MLSSFLLLCACQKTTPRLEQNPLPDLGTKAKCSSYSGLPSGWPKNKEAGMVKLSQGKIVLGTTQGYEDERPLNLQATSVPAFLIDATEVTNAQFQEFVKQTGYVTDAEKQGGAAMFAQPEHPVEELQWWKFEKGANWKHPWGPNNPKQPAPHEPVRMVTWNDAYAYANWLGHDLPTELEWEYAAKGFQQNSDIGPTHEGHIVANFWQGEFPYKNIQEDGFKDVAPVGCFSKNPFGLYDLIGNVWEWTQTPYTGPRDHHMGDPSKYRQSHEQILQYTIKGGSYLCATNYCARYRAAARHPQELDLATSHVGFRTVKRF, from the coding sequence ATGCTTTCATCTTTCCTCTTACTTTGTGCATGCCAAAAAACTACACCTCGACTAGAACAAAATCCTTTGCCCGACCTAGGCACTAAAGCTAAATGTTCTTCCTATTCAGGCCTTCCTTCGGGTTGGCCTAAAAATAAAGAAGCAGGCATGGTCAAGCTTTCGCAAGGAAAAATTGTTTTAGGCACCACACAAGGTTATGAAGATGAACGCCCATTAAATTTACAGGCAACTTCCGTTCCCGCTTTTTTAATTGATGCAACTGAAGTCACCAATGCTCAATTTCAAGAGTTTGTTAAACAAACGGGTTATGTCACCGATGCAGAGAAGCAAGGCGGTGCGGCCATGTTTGCACAACCTGAGCATCCAGTTGAAGAATTACAGTGGTGGAAATTTGAAAAAGGGGCCAATTGGAAACATCCATGGGGCCCAAACAACCCTAAACAACCTGCGCCTCATGAGCCTGTTCGCATGGTGACATGGAATGATGCCTATGCTTATGCGAACTGGCTAGGTCATGACTTACCGACTGAGCTTGAGTGGGAATATGCAGCCAAAGGTTTTCAACAAAATTCCGATATTGGCCCGACCCACGAAGGCCATATTGTAGCCAATTTCTGGCAAGGCGAATTTCCTTATAAAAACATTCAGGAAGATGGTTTTAAGGATGTTGCCCCTGTTGGTTGTTTTAGTAAAAACCCCTTTGGTTTGTATGACTTGATTGGCAATGTATGGGAATGGACGCAAACACCCTACACAGGACCAAGAGATCATCATATGGGAGATCCATCGAAATATCGGCAAAGTCACGAACAGATTTTGCAATACACGATTAAAGGTGGATCTTATTTATGCGCAACCAACTATTGCGCGCGTTATCGTGCTGCCGCGAGGCATCCACAAGAACTCGACCTTGCCACAAGCCATGTCGGATTTAGAACAGTAAAACGCTTTTAA
- a CDS encoding GntR family transcriptional regulator: MWQRMSSGQQVLLKLRKMIISGELEGGARIAEIPTAELLGVSRQPVRIAFRLLEQEGLLIKNPTRGYTVREISEQLVHDALEVRGVLEGLAAKTLAEQGLSEEQKKTLQHCIQETEKLFNDKDEFGDAELERYHHFNVIFHDTIIEGAQNVALIQALAKNNQLPMASAQAITYDQNRALSEYRRLHYAHLQHCSIFDALVNRQAGRAETLMREHSSVVILGETLRNVLSA, encoded by the coding sequence GTGTGGCAGCGAATGTCTTCAGGACAACAAGTTTTACTTAAACTAAGAAAAATGATTATTTCAGGGGAACTTGAAGGCGGTGCCAGAATTGCCGAAATTCCGACTGCCGAGTTACTTGGTGTTTCAAGGCAGCCTGTTCGTATTGCCTTTCGCTTGCTCGAGCAAGAAGGCCTCCTCATTAAAAACCCAACTCGTGGTTACACGGTTCGTGAAATTTCAGAACAACTTGTTCATGATGCGCTTGAAGTGCGTGGTGTGCTCGAAGGATTAGCTGCGAAAACTTTGGCAGAACAAGGCTTAAGTGAAGAGCAGAAAAAGACGCTACAACATTGCATTCAAGAAACTGAAAAACTATTTAATGATAAAGACGAGTTTGGCGATGCTGAATTAGAACGTTATCACCATTTTAATGTCATTTTTCATGACACCATTATTGAGGGCGCACAAAACGTTGCCCTCATACAAGCCTTAGCGAAAAACAACCAATTGCCGATGGCTTCTGCTCAAGCCATTACCTATGACCAGAACCGAGCTTTGTCAGAATATCGTCGTTTGCACTATGCGCATTTACAGCATTGTTCGATTTTCGATGCATTGGTAAATCGTCAGGCAGGGCGTGCTGAAACGTTAATGCGCGAACACAGTAGTGTGGTGATTTTAGGTGAAACCCTAAGAAATGTTCTCAGCGCTTAA
- a CDS encoding arylsulfatase: MKLKRVSQLTLGLFFASQLFYTTQAAPPKNQQPPNIMIILADDLGFSDIGAYGGEIKTPHIDSLLKQGKMLFNFHASSMCSPTRAQLMTGADNHLVGLGAMYETSKRQENLVGADSPRALLKIDGYSGHLTQNAYTLAEILKTKDYYTFMVGKWHLGYAPDQNPKARGFDQSFALLDGFDLHFKDQPKNYPRNTQYTENGQKVTLPDNYYSTDFFTQKAFEYLDKNKAQKPFFAYLAYTAPHWPIQAPAHYRDLYKGKYDQGYDAIRKQRFERQKKLGLIPANAEYPVERGNQALGTKSWNELTSQERKYEARKMEVYAGMVTQLDDRVGDVIQYLKKHHLYDNTLIVFMSDNGAEGGDHNFPMGDADNRYENIGNASSYVYMGPRWAEVSSTPFTYWKSAASEGGVRVPFIVKSPVQISKQRGINNNFATVRDIFPTVMELAGIQNSQIYPATSTKIKPSGFSLIPAFKDNTARIRPVNYYDFKELHGSRYAKTDEWKLVENSPSKFKSHGWELYNLKTDFNEQHNVYKEHPEIVKVLNDKYLRYADENGVVDFEQYNKK; encoded by the coding sequence TCAGCTTACATTGGGACTTTTTTTTGCCAGCCAATTATTTTACACAACGCAAGCAGCACCTCCAAAAAATCAACAACCACCCAATATCATGATTATTTTGGCCGATGATCTTGGCTTTTCAGATATTGGCGCTTATGGCGGCGAAATTAAAACCCCTCATATTGATAGCCTATTAAAGCAAGGAAAAATGCTTTTTAATTTTCATGCTTCATCAATGTGCTCACCTACCCGTGCACAGCTTATGACTGGTGCAGATAATCACTTGGTCGGTTTAGGTGCCATGTATGAAACGTCAAAACGACAAGAAAATTTGGTTGGAGCCGATAGCCCGCGTGCACTCCTCAAAATTGATGGCTATTCAGGGCACTTAACGCAAAATGCTTACACACTCGCAGAAATTTTAAAGACTAAAGATTATTACACCTTCATGGTCGGTAAATGGCACTTAGGCTATGCTCCCGACCAAAACCCTAAAGCCCGTGGTTTTGATCAATCTTTTGCTCTGCTCGATGGCTTCGATTTACATTTTAAAGACCAACCTAAAAACTATCCGCGTAATACCCAATACACAGAAAATGGTCAAAAAGTCACACTGCCTGATAACTACTATTCGACCGACTTTTTTACACAAAAAGCGTTTGAGTATTTAGACAAAAATAAAGCGCAAAAACCATTTTTTGCTTACTTAGCCTATACCGCTCCACATTGGCCGATACAGGCACCCGCTCATTACAGAGACTTATATAAAGGTAAATACGATCAAGGCTACGATGCAATTCGTAAGCAACGCTTTGAGAGACAAAAGAAATTAGGATTAATTCCTGCAAACGCAGAATACCCAGTCGAGCGTGGCAACCAAGCTTTAGGCACTAAAAGCTGGAATGAACTGACATCACAAGAGCGCAAATACGAAGCGCGTAAAATGGAAGTTTATGCGGGCATGGTTACCCAGTTAGACGACCGTGTGGGTGATGTCATTCAATATCTTAAAAAGCATCATTTATATGACAATACTTTGATTGTGTTTATGTCAGATAACGGTGCTGAAGGTGGTGATCATAATTTCCCAATGGGTGATGCCGACAATCGCTATGAAAATATAGGCAACGCCAGTTCATATGTTTATATGGGACCACGCTGGGCCGAAGTGAGCAGCACACCATTTACTTACTGGAAATCAGCCGCGTCAGAAGGCGGTGTGCGAGTTCCATTTATTGTTAAGTCACCTGTTCAGATTTCTAAACAACGTGGAATTAACAATAACTTTGCGACAGTGAGAGATATATTCCCAACTGTGATGGAGCTAGCAGGCATTCAAAATAGTCAAATTTATCCAGCAACTAGTACCAAAATCAAACCATCAGGTTTTAGTTTAATTCCTGCTTTTAAAGATAATACAGCCCGTATTCGTCCTGTTAATTATTATGACTTCAAAGAATTACATGGCAGCCGCTATGCCAAAACTGATGAATGGAAACTTGTTGAAAACTCACCTTCTAAATTTAAGAGTCATGGCTGGGAACTCTACAATTTAAAAACAGATTTTAATGAGCAACATAATGTTTACAAAGAACATCCTGAGATCGTCAAAGTCTTAAATGACAAATATTTAAGATATGCCGATGAAAACGGCGTTGTGGATTTTGAGCAATATAACAAAAAGTAG
- a CDS encoding MarR family winged helix-turn-helix transcriptional regulator, with product MVRSNSVQKKVEDEPKLSYMIARVDRIISKHLTEHLKELEITLPQFTALSVLASKSNVSNAKLAERSFIKPQSANKILQDLLVNGWIEKKPDPTHGRRILITLTESGVDKLNKCNEVVLKVEEKMLEGIDINLAYLIRNNLDIMVNNLKNL from the coding sequence ATGGTACGTTCGAATTCAGTTCAAAAAAAAGTAGAAGATGAGCCTAAGTTAAGTTACATGATTGCTCGTGTTGACCGAATTATTAGTAAACATTTAACAGAACATTTAAAAGAGCTTGAGATTACCTTGCCGCAATTTACTGCGCTTTCTGTTTTAGCTTCAAAAAGTAATGTATCCAATGCTAAGCTCGCTGAGCGGTCTTTCATTAAGCCGCAATCGGCCAACAAAATTTTGCAAGATTTACTGGTGAATGGCTGGATTGAGAAAAAACCGGACCCAACCCATGGCCGCCGTATTTTAATTACCCTGACTGAAAGCGGTGTTGATAAGCTAAATAAATGCAATGAAGTGGTTTTAAAAGTTGAAGAAAAAATGCTTGAAGGCATTGATATTAACTTGGCTTATTTAATCCGTAATAATCTCGATATTATGGTCAATAATCTTAAAAACCTTTGA
- a CDS encoding OprD family outer membrane porin yields the protein MKHIFIYGILFSGTTLACCLAHSEVDVNFQNTLTLKTFNFDRQYENGISPDTHSLSQGLMYRGDWSTKLNEVQLHLNPSIQYAYRLSNDQHTNDMVIPFDPNTKKQAQDQVKYGLGAGVEYQNFRMNVGEITPDSPLTPQVDTHQLRVNYKGLELKYKTPQQNFELGLINRYSPKNEEDYHKLAISKHESDGLYFFQWDGKTPQYNWKFYNGYLTDLINQSYFAFDYQWTKQHTTKLRVFRHDDVGKSKLGEYDNTSVGAMHFIKHGNFTTGIGYQENFGKDGIPKLDNMPIPHMVNWTLGAFTKADEKSYHFVASYDFKDYIKGLKVTYKYIYGDSFQTMNQNDFEQESNVLIQYDLNAWIKNLKFLFLNINYDTKHGKSLNEQRMMLHYTVNF from the coding sequence ATGAAGCATATTTTTATTTATGGGATTTTATTCTCAGGGACAACCCTTGCCTGCTGTTTAGCTCACAGTGAAGTAGATGTTAATTTTCAAAATACACTCACACTCAAAACATTTAACTTCGACAGACAATATGAAAATGGCATTAGCCCCGATACTCATAGCTTGAGCCAAGGCTTAATGTATCGTGGCGACTGGTCAACCAAACTTAATGAGGTTCAACTACACCTCAATCCAAGCATCCAATATGCTTATCGCCTAAGTAACGACCAACACACCAATGATATGGTCATACCCTTTGACCCTAACACCAAGAAACAAGCGCAAGACCAAGTTAAATATGGATTAGGTGCTGGAGTTGAATATCAAAACTTTCGCATGAATGTAGGTGAAATCACTCCCGATTCACCACTTACACCACAAGTGGATACACATCAATTACGAGTGAACTATAAAGGCTTGGAATTAAAATATAAGACACCACAACAAAATTTCGAGCTAGGTTTGATTAACCGTTATTCGCCAAAAAATGAGGAGGACTACCACAAACTTGCCATCTCAAAACATGAATCTGATGGGCTTTACTTTTTCCAATGGGATGGGAAAACGCCTCAATATAATTGGAAATTTTATAATGGCTATTTAACTGACCTCATCAATCAAAGTTACTTTGCTTTTGATTATCAATGGACAAAACAGCACACTACAAAATTACGTGTGTTTCGCCACGATGATGTCGGCAAATCAAAACTTGGCGAATATGACAATACATCTGTAGGGGCCATGCATTTCATTAAACATGGAAACTTTACAACTGGAATTGGCTATCAAGAAAACTTTGGCAAAGATGGTATTCCAAAACTCGACAATATGCCCATCCCGCACATGGTGAACTGGACCTTAGGCGCGTTTACCAAAGCAGATGAAAAATCTTATCATTTCGTTGCCTCGTATGACTTTAAAGACTATATCAAGGGCCTAAAAGTGACCTATAAATATATTTATGGCGATTCATTTCAAACCATGAATCAAAATGATTTTGAGCAAGAAAGTAATGTGTTGATTCAGTACGACCTAAATGCTTGGATTAAAAATCTTAAGTTTCTTTTCTTAAATATTAACTACGACACCAAACATGGCAAAAGTCTGAATGAACAGCGCATGATGCTTCACTACACGGTTAATTTCTAA